A DNA window from Fragaria vesca subsp. vesca linkage group LG3, FraVesHawaii_1.0, whole genome shotgun sequence contains the following coding sequences:
- the LOC101293081 gene encoding wall-associated receptor kinase 3-like has product MTHISLEGELQIIQEIAYDCYNDMNEPLFSNNPSLSLPTPYTISDTKNKFIVVGCDALALFQGHRGDENYTTGCMSICNDNVGSANASCSGIGCCQTSIPSGLQSLGMKTDQFVNEVIVLSQINHRNVVRLLGCCLETEVPLLVHEFITQGTLFEHIHKNKGKGSLLSWELRLKIASETAGALAYLHSSTSTPIIHRDVKTMNILLDDNYTAKVSDFGASRFIPIDQTQLATLVQGTFGYLDPEYFHSNQLTEKSDVYSFGVVLAELLTSRVALSFARPEAERCLAHFFVCSVEDGNLNQILCDDIVKEEDIDQRVIENVAHLAKRCLRVKGEERPTMREVTMELEGMIMTKHPWGSADHNFPEETMHLLGSPNTFMDYIVDVDGDGGPGTTSACDSMQLELLNSYADGR; this is encoded by the exons TACAATGACATGAACGAGCCGTTGTTCAGCAACAACCCCTCGCTCTCGCTGCCTACTCCTTATACAATTTCCGATACCAAAAACAAGTTCATTGTGGTTGGTTGTGATGCTTTAGCACTATTTCAAGGCCACCGGGGGGATGAGAACTACACAACCGGGTGTATGTCAATATGTAACGACAATGTTGGCAGTGCTAATGCATCTTGCTCTGGTATTGGGTGCTGCCAAACTTCCATCCCTAGTGGTCTTCAGAGTCTTGGTATGAAA ACGGATCAGTTTGTTAATGAGGTTATTGTTCTTTCTCAAATCAACCACAGAAATGTAGTAAGGTTATTAGGTTGTTGTTTAGAGACAGAAGTCCCTTTACTAGTACATGAGTTCATCACCCAGGGCACTCTATTTGAGCACATTCACAAGAATAAGGGTAAAGGGTCATTACTTTCATGGGAACTCCGATTGAAGATAGCATCAGAAACTGCAGGAGCATTAGCATACTTGCACTCCTCCACTTCCACACCAATCATTCACCGGGATGTGAAGACAATGAATATACTGTTAGATGACAACTACACAGCCAAAGTGTCAGATTTTGGAGCTTCACGTTTCATTCCTATCGATCAGACTCAACTAGCAACATTGGTGCAAGGGACATTTGGATATTTGGACCCTGAATACTTCCATTCAAATCAACTAACAGAAAAGAGTGACGTCTATAGCTTTGGAGTGGTACTAGCAGAGCTACTCACAAGTAGAGTAGCTCTTTCTTTTGCAAGGCCTGAGGCAGAGAGATGCCTTGCACACTTTTTTGTTTGTTCGGTGGAAGATGGCAACTTGAACCAAATTCTATGTGATGACATTGTTAAGGAAGAAGATATTGATCAGAGAGTCATAGAGAATGTAGCACATCTTGCAAAGAGATGTTTGAGGGTAAAAGGGGAGGAAAGGCCTACCATGAGAGAAGTAACCATGGAGCTAGAAGGAATGATTATGACAAAGCATCCATGGGGTTCTGCAGATCATAACTTCCCAGAAGAGACTATGCACTTGCTGGGATCACCTAATACTTTCATGGATTACATTGTCGATGTTGATGGCGATGGTGGTCCTGGTACAACCAGTGCGTGTGACAGCATGCAACTCGAATTGTTAAATTCATATGCTGATGGGCGATAG